In the Drosophila takahashii strain IR98-3 E-12201 chromosome 3R, DtakHiC1v2, whole genome shotgun sequence genome, one interval contains:
- the Gr93a gene encoding gustatory receptor for bitter taste 93a: MVLFLEHHLLRASVPQQQQRRGDLIAIAGTKGPGHVISQSSVRFSWSSAMAGKRVESWSRFLLVWLYRFARGLSLLSSNLDREKLQLKPPRRGSSNRILSILWRCLVVFTYAGVWPLLSASVVGKRLESYADLFALAQSLSVSILAVVSFIIQAKGEGEFREVINRYLALYQRICSTTRLQHLFPPKFVVFFLLKLFLTLCGCFHELIPLLKAEHFEDIGRMVAVCFSIYMWLGTLFVLDACFLGFLVSGILYEHMAANIMTMLKRMEPIESQEEGSRMSKYRRMRLLCDFSDELDECAAIYSELYQVTVSFRRMLQWQILFYVYYNFINICLMLYQYILHYLNDDEVALVSLVIAFVKLANLVLLIMCADYTVRESQKPKRLPLEIVCSDIDERWDKSVETFLSQLQTQRLEIKVLGFFHLNNEFILLILSAIISYLFILLQFGITGGFEASDDIKNQFD; encoded by the exons CTCGGCCATGGCCGGGAAAAGAGTGGAGAGCTGGTCGCGATTCCTGCTGGTGTGGCTATATCGCTTTGCCCGCGGTCTCTCGCTGCTTTCCTCGAACTTGGACCGGGAGAAGCTACAGCTGAAGCCCCCAAGACGAGGCAGTAGTAATCGCATCCTCAGCATCCTGTGGCGCTGTCTGGTGGTCTTCACTTACGCAGGAGTATGGCCATTGCTAAGCGCATCCGTTGTGGGCAAACGACTGGAGAGCTATGCCGATCTATTTGCCTTGGCTCAGTCGCTTTCGGTATCCATTTTGGCCGTCGTATCCTTTATCATCCAGGCAAAGGGAGAGGGCGAATTTCGGGAGGTGATAAATAGATACTTGGCCCTTTACCAAAGGATATGCTCGACTACGCGTTTGCAGCACCTGTTTCCACCGAAATTTgtggttttctttttgctcAAGTTGTTCCTGACCCTGTGCGGTTGTTTCCACGAACTAATTCCGCTGCTAAAAGCCGAACACTTCGAGGATATCGGCCGAATGGTGGCAGTATGTTTCAGCATATACATGTGGCTTGGAACGCTTTTCGTCCTGGATGCCTGCTTCCTGGGATTTTTGGTCTCGGGAATCCTGTACGAACATATGGCTGCCAATATCATGACCATGCTGAAGCGAATGGAACCCATAGAGTCGCAGGAGGAAGGAAGTCGCATGAGCAAGTATCGCAGGATGCGTCTGCTGTGCGATTTTTCGGATGAGTTGGACGAATGTGCCGCCATCTACAGTGAACTCTACCAAGTGACTGTCTCCTTTCGCCGGATGTTGCAGTGGCAAATCCTCTTCTATGTTTACTACAACTTTATCAACATTTGCCTAATGCTATACCAATATATTCTGCACTATCTCAATGACGATGAAGTGGCTCTGGTTTCACTGGTCATAGCTTTTGTAAAGTTGGCCAATCTGGTTTTGCTCATTATGTGTGCAGATTATACGGTGCGGGAGTCGCAGAAACCCAAGAGATTGCCCCTGGAAATAGTTTGCAGTGATATTGATGAGCGTTGGGATAAGAGT GTTGAAACTTTTCTCAGTCAGCTGCAAACACAGAGACTGGAGATCAAAGTACTGGGATTTTTTCATCTGAACAACGAGTTCATCCTCCTCATCCTGTCTGCCATTATATCGTACCTCTTCATACTCCTTCAGTTTGGCATTACAGGTGGTTTCGAGGCATCGGATGATATTAAAAATCAGTttgattaa